A portion of the Rhodococcus pseudokoreensis genome contains these proteins:
- a CDS encoding MMPL family transporter, whose translation MSSLLARLGAAAATRPWRVIAAWLTLLVLVFAAASAFGGTNHDDYNVPGLPSQQGTNLLSERFPEMSGADARVVVHSDAGPLAPGVLTDLGSRLADVNGVSAVSPPRMSQDSDTAVISLNYRIPVTDFQGSEGVDALEAAVAGTRAQGLQVELGGQVPENISKPSGTAEAVGMILALIILVFAFGSVVAAGLPLAVALVGVGIGSGLITIMAGFTGISTIAPTIATMVGIGVGIDYALLLVTRYTEGLRSGMPVRDAVAAANSTAGTSVIFAGTTVLVSLFGLRLSGLPMYASFGYATFAMVGIVMLTSVTLVPALCGLAGTRVLGKRSRARTERRTTSPLTERWAIRVSRRPWLWALTALGVLLLLAAPVLGMRTWPQDAGSAPAANTIRQAYDLIDSEFGPGANGTLMVAIDLNKVPAAELPAIARDLAAEPGVASVTPVLTNADSTAALISVQPTTGPSDPRSTELLERIRSDSPDGVHVTGLTAVFADISARLAERLWLVIAFVVALSVVLLTFVFRAPVVAVKAAAMNLLSVAAAYGVMVMVFQWGWGAELLGLPHALPVSSWVPILMFTILFGLSMDYEVFLLSRVRERWLATGDSHRSVVEGLASTGRVITSAAAIMVAVFAGFALDGDVTVKMMGVGLASAVLIDATIVRMVLVPATMYLLGDVNWWRPGGRRDTAAGGDGGGAATPAGAPLPLRAR comes from the coding sequence ATGAGTTCCCTGCTCGCCCGCCTCGGCGCGGCCGCCGCGACCCGTCCCTGGCGGGTGATCGCCGCGTGGCTGACGCTGCTCGTCCTGGTGTTCGCCGCCGCATCCGCGTTCGGCGGCACCAACCACGACGACTACAACGTGCCCGGTCTGCCGTCGCAGCAGGGGACGAATCTGCTGAGCGAACGATTCCCGGAGATGTCCGGGGCGGATGCGCGGGTGGTCGTGCACTCCGACGCGGGCCCGCTCGCCCCCGGGGTCCTCACCGATCTCGGGAGCAGACTGGCGGACGTCAACGGGGTGAGTGCCGTGTCGCCGCCGCGGATGTCCCAGGATTCCGACACTGCGGTGATCAGCCTCAACTACCGCATCCCGGTCACCGACTTCCAGGGCAGCGAAGGCGTCGACGCCCTCGAGGCCGCGGTCGCCGGCACCCGGGCGCAGGGACTGCAGGTGGAACTGGGCGGGCAGGTGCCCGAGAACATCTCCAAGCCGTCGGGCACCGCCGAGGCGGTGGGCATGATCCTGGCGCTGATCATCCTGGTGTTCGCGTTCGGTTCCGTGGTCGCCGCGGGACTGCCCCTCGCCGTGGCGCTCGTCGGCGTGGGCATCGGGTCGGGCCTCATCACGATCATGGCCGGGTTCACCGGCATCAGCACCATCGCACCGACCATCGCGACGATGGTCGGCATCGGCGTCGGGATCGACTACGCACTGCTGCTCGTCACCCGGTACACCGAGGGCCTGCGGTCCGGGATGCCGGTCCGGGACGCCGTCGCCGCCGCCAACTCCACGGCCGGCACGTCGGTGATCTTCGCCGGGACCACCGTCCTCGTCTCCCTGTTCGGGTTGCGGCTGTCCGGGCTGCCGATGTACGCGTCGTTCGGCTACGCCACGTTCGCGATGGTCGGCATCGTCATGCTCACCTCCGTCACGCTGGTGCCCGCACTGTGCGGGCTGGCGGGTACCCGGGTGCTCGGCAAGCGGTCTCGTGCCCGGACCGAACGTCGCACGACGTCGCCGCTGACCGAACGGTGGGCGATCCGGGTGAGCCGTCGCCCGTGGCTGTGGGCGCTGACGGCGCTCGGCGTGCTGCTGCTCCTGGCCGCGCCGGTGCTGGGCATGCGGACGTGGCCGCAGGACGCGGGCAGCGCACCGGCCGCCAACACGATCCGGCAGGCGTACGACCTGATCGACTCCGAGTTCGGGCCCGGCGCCAACGGAACGCTGATGGTGGCGATCGACCTGAACAAGGTTCCGGCAGCCGAACTTCCGGCGATCGCGCGTGACCTCGCGGCCGAACCCGGGGTGGCGTCCGTGACGCCGGTCCTGACGAACGCCGATTCGACGGCCGCACTGATCTCGGTGCAGCCGACCACCGGACCCAGCGATCCCCGCAGCACCGAACTGCTCGAACGGATCCGGTCCGACTCCCCCGACGGCGTCCACGTCACCGGGCTCACCGCGGTGTTCGCCGACATCTCGGCCCGTCTCGCCGAACGGCTGTGGCTGGTGATCGCGTTCGTCGTCGCGCTGTCGGTGGTGCTGCTCACGTTCGTGTTCCGCGCGCCGGTGGTCGCGGTGAAGGCGGCCGCCATGAACCTGCTGTCGGTGGCCGCGGCCTACGGCGTCATGGTGATGGTCTTCCAATGGGGTTGGGGTGCAGAGTTACTCGGCCTCCCCCATGCGCTTCCGGTGTCGAGTTGGGTGCCGATCCTCATGTTCACCATCCTGTTCGGACTGTCGATGGACTACGAGGTGTTCCTGCTCTCCCGGGTCCGTGAACGCTGGCTCGCCACGGGCGACTCGCACCGGAGCGTCGTCGAGGGACTCGCGTCGACGGGCCGGGTGATCACCAGTGCGGCGGCGATCATGGTCGCGGTGTTCGCCGGGTTCGCGCTCGACGGCGACGTCACCGTGAAGATGATGGGCGTCGGCCTCGCGTCCGCGGTCCTCATCGACGCGACGATCGTGCGGATGGTCCTGGTGCCAGCGACGATGTACCTGCTGGGCGACGTCAACTGGTGGCGGCCGGGCGGACGCCGCGACACGGCAGCCGGCGGGGACGGAGGCGGGGCGGCTACGCCCGCAGGCGCTCCACTTCCGCTTCGAGCGCGATGA
- a CDS encoding tail fiber domain-containing protein encodes MWVDTRRGRVRARTAARTRHPLAWFHALLTRKRGVAVQAPPASASEVLDRLAEMPVSVWTYGFDHESVRHLGPMAQDFATAFGLGSNDRRIAMVDANGVCMASIQALYRRVIALEAEVERLRA; translated from the coding sequence GTGTGGGTCGACACCCGTCGGGGGCGGGTGCGGGCGCGAACAGCGGCCCGTACCCGCCACCCGCTGGCGTGGTTTCATGCGCTGCTGACCCGCAAACGCGGGGTGGCCGTCCAGGCGCCGCCCGCCAGTGCGAGCGAGGTGCTCGACCGCCTCGCCGAGATGCCGGTCAGCGTCTGGACCTACGGGTTCGATCACGAGTCGGTGCGGCACCTGGGACCGATGGCGCAGGATTTCGCCACCGCCTTCGGGCTCGGTTCCAACGACCGCCGCATCGCCATGGTGGACGCGAACGGGGTGTGCATGGCGAGCATCCAGGCCCTGTACCGGCGGGTCATCGCGCTCGAAGCGGAAGTGGAGCGCCTGCGGGCGTAG
- a CDS encoding cupin domain-containing protein, translating into MTELPEWARTLDLAPHPEGGWYRETWRSDVTIPEGSLPDDYPGPRSAGTAILFLLMPGQQSAWHSVRSAEIWLYHRGSPLRLELGGDGSEPASPDTLILGADVATGQQPQLLVPPRHWQRAKPEGDEPTLVSCVVTPGFDFADFQL; encoded by the coding sequence ATGACGGAATTACCGGAGTGGGCCCGCACGCTCGACCTCGCCCCGCACCCCGAGGGCGGCTGGTACCGCGAGACGTGGCGCAGTGACGTCACGATCCCGGAGGGGAGCCTGCCGGACGACTACCCGGGACCGCGGTCGGCGGGCACCGCGATCCTGTTCCTGCTGATGCCCGGACAGCAGTCGGCATGGCACAGCGTGCGCAGCGCCGAGATCTGGCTGTACCACCGGGGCAGCCCCCTGCGGCTCGAACTCGGCGGCGACGGAAGCGAACCCGCTTCCCCCGACACGCTGATCCTCGGCGCGGACGTCGCGACGGGCCAGCAACCGCAACTGCTCGTCCCGCCGCGGCACTGGCAGCGCGCGAAGCCCGAGGGCGACGAACCGACCCTCGTCAGTTGCGTCGTCACCCCGGGCTTCGACTTCGCGGACTTCCAGCTCTAG
- a CDS encoding aldo/keto reductase, which yields MGFNNAQSPVPTVMLNDGNSIPALGFGVWQVPDDESYAAVAEALKAGYRSIDTAKIYENETGVGRALADSGIARDELFVTTKLWNDDQGYDSTLRAFDTSLSRLGLDYVDLYLIHWPVPSADRYVDTFKAFQKIKADGRARSIGVSNFTPETLDRLIAETGEVPALNQVELHPRFNQADLRAFHTGKGIATEAWSPLGQGTVLEDEAIAKIAAAHGKTTAQVIIRWHLQIGNVVIPKSVTPERIAANFDVFDFELTPEEINTIGSLTRADGRIGPDPDTFGA from the coding sequence ATGGGTTTCAACAATGCACAGAGTCCTGTACCTACGGTCATGCTCAACGACGGGAACAGCATTCCTGCGCTCGGCTTCGGCGTGTGGCAGGTGCCGGACGACGAGAGCTACGCCGCGGTCGCCGAGGCGCTGAAGGCCGGGTACCGCAGCATCGACACCGCCAAGATCTACGAGAACGAGACCGGAGTGGGCCGCGCGCTCGCGGACTCCGGCATCGCCCGTGACGAGTTGTTCGTCACCACCAAGCTGTGGAACGACGACCAGGGTTACGACTCCACGCTCCGCGCGTTCGACACCAGCCTGAGCCGGCTCGGCCTCGACTACGTCGACCTGTACCTCATCCACTGGCCGGTGCCGTCCGCGGACCGCTACGTGGACACGTTCAAGGCCTTCCAGAAGATCAAGGCCGACGGGCGTGCGCGGTCGATCGGTGTCTCCAACTTCACCCCGGAGACCCTCGACCGTCTGATCGCCGAGACGGGCGAGGTGCCCGCGCTCAACCAGGTGGAACTGCACCCGCGGTTCAACCAGGCCGACCTGCGCGCCTTCCACACCGGGAAGGGCATCGCGACGGAGGCGTGGAGCCCGCTGGGGCAGGGCACCGTCCTCGAGGACGAGGCCATCGCGAAGATCGCTGCCGCGCACGGTAAGACGACCGCGCAGGTGATCATCCGCTGGCACCTGCAGATCGGGAACGTCGTCATCCCCAAGTCGGTGACACCGGAGCGCATCGCCGCCAACTTCGACGTCTTCGACTTCGAATTGACCCCCGAGGAGATCAACACGATCGGTTCGCTGACCCGCGCCGACGGCCGCATCGGGCCCGACCCGGACACGTTCGGCGCGTAG
- a CDS encoding class I SAM-dependent methyltransferase, with the protein MGLGYTLAYRFKITPWVKAGRVFGNQIETLIDPFDAPPGEVLDIGCGTGDHAIEMVRRGWQVTGIDIVQLALDKARSKARKAGVDVRFMHADATDLEHAVGRGYHLILDVGCYHGLSDHARVAYAENVTTVAEPHATLLMFAFGPGHRGPLPRGVSRSDVERTFEKWKLVSDVDADTTGMPGPLKKADPRWFRLVKR; encoded by the coding sequence ATGGGCCTCGGGTACACATTGGCCTATCGGTTCAAGATCACGCCCTGGGTGAAGGCGGGCCGGGTCTTCGGGAACCAGATCGAGACGTTGATCGATCCCTTCGACGCACCACCGGGCGAGGTCCTCGACATCGGATGCGGCACCGGTGACCACGCCATCGAAATGGTCCGGCGGGGGTGGCAGGTGACGGGGATCGACATCGTCCAGCTCGCCCTCGACAAGGCGCGGTCCAAGGCCCGGAAGGCGGGCGTCGACGTGCGGTTCATGCACGCGGACGCCACCGACCTCGAGCACGCCGTGGGCCGCGGGTACCACCTGATCCTGGACGTGGGGTGCTACCACGGGCTCAGCGACCACGCCCGGGTCGCGTACGCCGAGAACGTGACGACCGTGGCCGAACCGCACGCCACGCTGCTGATGTTCGCGTTCGGGCCGGGACATCGCGGCCCGCTGCCGCGGGGGGTGTCCCGCTCCGACGTGGAGCGCACGTTCGAGAAGTGGAAACTCGTGTCGGACGTTGACGCCGACACGACCGGCATGCCGGGACCGCTCAAGAAGGCCGACCCCCGCTGGTTCCGGCTCGTCAAGCGGTAA
- a CDS encoding ABC-F family ATP-binding cassette domain-containing protein codes for MTATLRISGLSASRGERTLFSGLDLTVAPGDVTGLVGANGAGKSTLLTTLAGVGSADVEGSIVLSPPDAAVGYLAQEPDRIAGETVLDFLGRRTGVTEAEHTMNAAAETLGESDEDLYSPALERWLALGGADLAERAEKVVNDLGLGVPLDAHMTSLSGGQAARAGLASLLLSRYDVLLLDEPTNDLDLVGLEQLERFVGESRAAMVVVSHDREFLARTVTGIVELDLAQQQIAVYDGSYDSYLAEREIARRHAREAYEEYAGTRSDLEDRAQMQRNWMEHGVRNARRKAKDNDKIGKGLRTESTEKQAAKARQTQRRIERLEVVEEPRKEWELRMEIAAAPRSGSVVATANGATVAWGGDREFTFGPVTTQVDWGDRIIVTGANGSGKTTLLKVLLGKIALDAGTASLGSGVAIGEIDQARGLFEGAEKVSDAFAAQVPDWPDADVRTLLAKFGLKGHHVLRPAASLSPGERTRAALALLQARGVNLLVLDEPTNHLDLPAIEQLEQAMENFDGTLLLVTHDRRMLDSTRSTRRWRMDGGRLSEE; via the coding sequence GTGACTGCAACACTGCGCATCAGCGGACTGTCGGCTTCGCGCGGTGAGCGCACCCTGTTCTCCGGCCTCGACCTGACCGTCGCCCCCGGCGACGTGACCGGACTGGTGGGGGCGAACGGGGCAGGCAAGTCGACGCTGCTGACCACGCTCGCCGGGGTCGGGTCCGCGGACGTCGAAGGCAGCATCGTGCTCAGCCCGCCCGACGCCGCCGTCGGCTACCTCGCCCAGGAACCGGACCGGATCGCCGGCGAGACCGTGCTCGACTTCCTGGGCCGCAGGACCGGCGTCACCGAGGCCGAGCACACCATGAACGCGGCCGCCGAAACGCTCGGCGAGTCGGACGAGGACCTCTACTCCCCCGCGCTGGAACGCTGGCTGGCGCTGGGCGGCGCCGACCTCGCCGAGCGTGCGGAGAAGGTCGTGAACGACCTCGGGCTGGGGGTGCCGCTCGACGCACACATGACGTCGCTGTCCGGCGGGCAGGCGGCGCGCGCCGGGTTGGCGTCGCTGCTGCTGTCCCGGTACGACGTGCTGCTGCTCGACGAGCCGACCAACGACCTCGACCTGGTGGGGCTCGAGCAGCTCGAGCGCTTCGTCGGCGAGAGCCGCGCGGCGATGGTGGTGGTGAGTCACGATCGAGAATTCTTGGCGCGCACCGTGACCGGCATTGTGGAACTCGACCTCGCGCAGCAGCAGATCGCGGTCTACGACGGCAGCTACGACTCGTATCTCGCCGAACGGGAGATCGCACGCAGGCATGCCCGGGAGGCGTACGAGGAGTACGCCGGAACCCGTTCGGATCTCGAGGACCGCGCGCAGATGCAGCGGAACTGGATGGAGCACGGGGTCCGGAATGCGCGCCGCAAGGCGAAGGACAACGACAAGATCGGCAAGGGGTTGCGCACCGAGTCCACCGAGAAGCAGGCCGCGAAGGCCCGGCAGACGCAACGCCGGATCGAGCGGCTCGAGGTGGTCGAGGAGCCGCGCAAGGAGTGGGAACTGCGGATGGAAATCGCCGCCGCCCCCCGAAGCGGTTCGGTGGTGGCGACGGCGAACGGCGCCACCGTCGCGTGGGGCGGGGACCGCGAGTTCACGTTCGGCCCGGTCACCACTCAGGTGGACTGGGGTGACCGGATCATCGTCACCGGCGCCAACGGCTCCGGGAAGACGACCCTGCTGAAGGTGCTGCTCGGCAAGATCGCCCTCGACGCGGGTACCGCCTCACTCGGTTCGGGTGTGGCGATCGGCGAGATCGATCAGGCCCGCGGCCTGTTCGAGGGCGCCGAGAAGGTGTCCGACGCGTTCGCGGCGCAGGTCCCGGACTGGCCGGACGCCGACGTGCGAACTCTGCTCGCGAAGTTCGGCCTCAAGGGACACCACGTGCTGCGGCCCGCGGCGTCGCTGTCGCCCGGCGAACGCACCCGCGCCGCCCTCGCCCTGCTGCAGGCGCGGGGCGTGAACCTGCTGGTGCTCGACGAACCCACCAACCACCTGGACCTTCCGGCGATCGAACAGCTCGAGCAGGCGATGGAGAACTTCGACGGCACGCTGCTGCTCGTCACCCACGATCGGCGGATGCTGGATTCGACACGCAGCACCCGCCGCTGGCGGATGGACGGCGGCCGGCTGTCCGAGGAGTAG
- the fdxA gene encoding ferredoxin, whose amino-acid sequence MTYTIAEPCVDVLDKACIEECPVDCIYEGGRMLYIHPDECVDCGACEPVCPVEAIFYEDDVPDQWVEYTKANADFFDDLGSPGGAAKLGKVDYDPPFVKALPPMAEGD is encoded by the coding sequence GTGACGTATACCATCGCGGAGCCCTGTGTCGACGTTCTGGACAAGGCATGCATCGAAGAATGTCCCGTCGACTGCATCTACGAAGGCGGTCGGATGCTCTACATCCACCCCGACGAGTGCGTCGACTGCGGCGCCTGTGAGCCCGTCTGCCCCGTCGAAGCGATCTTCTACGAGGACGACGTTCCGGACCAGTGGGTCGAGTACACCAAGGCGAACGCCGACTTCTTCGACGACCTGGGATCGCCCGGTGGCGCCGCGAAGCTCGGGAAGGTCGACTACGACCCGCCGTTCGTCAAGGCGCTGCCGCCCATGGCCGAGGGCGACTGA
- a CDS encoding helix-turn-helix transcriptional regulator, whose translation MSPVRRGDSLPIYNRIGVLRAERGMSRAQLAGLIDVNPQTVGALERGDHYPSLDLAFRISWVFELPVEAIFSRTEFGPLSTELYRTDRPPSTTGSGESSHA comes from the coding sequence ATGAGTCCAGTGCGGCGCGGGGATTCCCTGCCCATCTACAACCGCATCGGCGTTCTGCGCGCCGAACGCGGGATGAGCCGGGCTCAGCTGGCGGGACTGATCGACGTCAATCCCCAGACCGTCGGCGCACTCGAACGGGGCGACCACTACCCCAGCCTCGACCTGGCGTTCCGTATCTCGTGGGTGTTCGAACTCCCGGTGGAGGCCATCTTCTCCCGCACCGAGTTCGGGCCCCTGTCCACCGAGTTGTATCGCACCGACCGACCGCCGTCCACGACAGGAAGCGGGGAGAGTTCCCATGCCTGA
- a CDS encoding ABC transporter ATP-binding protein, producing MSQTLTIDGISKRYGDVVALDDLSFEVRPGEIFGFVGSNGAGKTTTMRIALGVLSADSGEVRLGGKPVDLDVRRTIGYMPEERGLYPKMKVGKQLAYLAELHGISRSAARDAVARWTERLGIADRVGDTVDALSLGNQQRVQLAAALVHDPAVLVLDEPFSGLDPVAVDVMSDVLVEKANTGVPVIFSSHQLELVQRLCHRVGIISHGRMRAVGTVDELRGGGNAQLEVHAPEAPVGWAHHLAGVTTISHLDGRTLLSLDAHVDDQLVLHTALKTGPVHEFSLHRPTLTDLFREVVTA from the coding sequence ATGTCTCAGACCCTCACGATCGACGGCATCTCCAAGCGGTACGGTGACGTCGTCGCACTCGACGACCTGTCCTTCGAGGTCCGCCCCGGTGAGATCTTCGGTTTCGTCGGCAGCAACGGCGCAGGCAAGACCACCACCATGCGGATCGCGCTGGGCGTCCTGTCCGCCGATTCCGGCGAGGTCCGGCTGGGCGGCAAACCGGTCGACCTGGATGTGCGGCGCACCATCGGCTACATGCCGGAGGAACGCGGGCTGTACCCGAAGATGAAGGTGGGCAAGCAACTCGCCTACCTCGCCGAACTGCACGGCATCTCCCGCTCCGCGGCGCGGGACGCCGTCGCACGCTGGACCGAACGTCTCGGCATCGCGGACCGTGTCGGCGACACCGTCGACGCACTCTCACTCGGCAATCAGCAACGCGTCCAATTGGCCGCCGCGCTGGTCCACGACCCGGCCGTGCTGGTTCTCGACGAACCCTTCTCCGGGCTCGACCCCGTCGCGGTGGACGTCATGAGCGACGTGCTGGTGGAGAAGGCGAACACCGGAGTGCCGGTGATCTTCTCGAGTCATCAACTCGAACTCGTCCAGCGCCTGTGCCACCGCGTGGGCATCATCAGCCACGGCCGGATGCGTGCGGTCGGCACCGTCGACGAACTGCGCGGCGGCGGCAACGCCCAACTGGAAGTCCACGCACCGGAGGCGCCGGTCGGCTGGGCCCATCACCTGGCCGGTGTCACCACGATCAGTCACCTCGACGGCCGCACCCTGCTGTCGCTCGACGCCCACGTGGACGACCAGCTGGTGCTGCACACGGCCCTGAAAACCGGACCGGTGCACGAGTTCTCGCTGCACAGGCCCACCCTGACCGATCTGTTCCGAGAGGTGGTCACCGCATGA